One genomic window of Prochlorococcus marinus str. NATL2A includes the following:
- a CDS encoding hemolysin family protein, with translation MSLLLLCILLVIPAFFNAGQFAILRLRSTKVQRLVEDGLPGSNSIIRLQKRLRRTLLIAELGITISLISIGWICKNFASQWWGNNASINYLLDLGLFITVVLLATLISGLLPKALVLNQPETSALKLSPLIEAAIKWMSPFLSLLEGLALLILRLFGLNTQSESLTTAAFSAGELEKLIETGGVTGLKPDERNILEGVFALRDTQVREVMVPRSGMVTLPREVSFTQMMEEVHKTRHARYLVIDDSLDNVLGVLDLRQLADPIAKGKMQANSSLEPYIKPVVRVLETSTLAELLPLIKNGNPLLLVVDEYGGTEGLITSADLTGEIVGDEIQFDNKESELRSLDDLKKIWLTSGEIEVIELNRELNLKLPEADDHYTLAGFVLEKLQEIPSSGETFIHNEIVFEIISMKGPRINKVKIILPK, from the coding sequence ATGAGTTTATTACTTCTTTGTATATTGCTTGTAATACCAGCATTTTTCAATGCAGGTCAATTTGCCATATTGCGACTTCGTTCAACTAAGGTTCAAAGACTTGTAGAAGATGGACTACCTGGTTCCAATTCCATAATTCGTCTGCAGAAAAGGCTGAGAAGAACCCTTTTAATAGCTGAGTTAGGAATAACTATTTCATTAATTTCAATTGGTTGGATCTGCAAAAATTTCGCAAGTCAATGGTGGGGAAATAATGCTTCAATTAACTATTTGTTAGATCTAGGTCTTTTTATTACTGTTGTACTTTTAGCTACTCTGATATCTGGTCTGCTCCCAAAAGCACTTGTTCTTAATCAACCAGAGACTTCTGCCCTGAAATTATCGCCTCTAATTGAAGCAGCGATAAAATGGATGTCTCCATTCCTTTCTTTGCTTGAAGGACTTGCTTTATTAATTCTTAGATTATTTGGACTTAATACTCAATCAGAAAGTCTTACTACAGCTGCATTCTCTGCAGGGGAATTAGAAAAATTAATTGAAACTGGTGGCGTAACTGGATTAAAACCTGATGAAAGAAACATACTTGAAGGTGTTTTTGCTTTAAGAGATACACAAGTCAGAGAGGTAATGGTTCCTAGGTCAGGAATGGTTACTCTTCCAAGAGAAGTTTCCTTCACTCAAATGATGGAAGAAGTTCATAAAACTCGTCATGCCAGATACTTAGTAATTGATGATTCACTTGATAATGTTCTTGGAGTTTTAGATTTAAGGCAACTTGCTGATCCAATAGCTAAAGGAAAAATGCAAGCTAACTCCTCTTTGGAGCCTTATATAAAGCCAGTTGTTCGTGTTTTAGAAACTTCTACTTTGGCCGAATTGCTACCCCTAATAAAAAATGGGAATCCACTACTTTTGGTCGTTGATGAATATGGAGGAACTGAAGGATTAATAACATCAGCAGACTTAACAGGTGAAATTGTTGGTGACGAGATTCAATTCGATAATAAAGAATCTGAGCTAAGATCTCTTGATGACTTAAAAAAAATATGGCTTACTTCTGGTGAGATAGAAGTAATAGAACTAAATAGAGAGCTTAACTTAAAATTGCCAGAAGCTGATGATCATTACACTCTTGCTGGATTTGTTTTAGAAAAACTCCAAGAAATTCCCAGCTCAGGAGAAACGTTCATTCATAATGAAATTGTATTTGAAATTATCTCCATGAAAGGTCCAAGAATAAACAAAGTAAAAATAATCCTTCCTAAGTAA
- a CDS encoding Gfo/Idh/MocA family protein codes for MKTISKIKENIIPVKVGVIGIGNMGWHHARVLSLLKDAELIGVADLDEERGKLAMEQFNCNWFGNYKDLLHQVEAVCIAVPTLFHHEVGLECLKAGKHVLIEKPIAANKEEASSLINASNNAKKLLQVGHIERFNPAFRELTKVVANEEVVVLEARRHSPHPERANDVSVVLDLMIHDIDLVIELANSKVIRLAAVGGCSGDGPMDYVNATLGFQNGVVASLTASKMSHKKIRSLSAHCKESLIETDFLNHNIHIHRKAHEWYSADHGELLYRNDGFIEEVSTTSIEPLYAELEHFLQCVRGEEKPAVDGLQASRALHLADLIEKAVSTSSEDILLSKGI; via the coding sequence ATGAAAACAATTTCCAAGATCAAAGAAAATATTATTCCTGTAAAAGTTGGGGTAATAGGAATTGGGAATATGGGGTGGCATCATGCGAGAGTACTTAGTCTTCTCAAAGATGCTGAGCTAATTGGAGTTGCGGATTTAGACGAAGAACGAGGAAAGTTGGCTATGGAGCAATTTAATTGTAATTGGTTTGGAAACTACAAGGATTTATTACATCAAGTAGAAGCTGTATGTATTGCTGTACCTACGTTATTTCACCATGAAGTTGGTCTAGAATGTCTAAAGGCTGGTAAACATGTTTTAATTGAAAAACCAATAGCAGCAAATAAAGAAGAGGCATCATCTTTGATCAATGCTTCCAACAATGCAAAAAAATTATTACAAGTTGGTCATATAGAAAGATTTAATCCAGCATTTAGAGAATTGACAAAAGTAGTTGCTAATGAAGAAGTTGTAGTTCTTGAAGCAAGAAGGCACAGTCCTCATCCAGAGAGAGCTAATGATGTGTCGGTCGTTTTAGACTTAATGATTCACGATATTGATTTAGTTATTGAACTTGCAAATTCAAAAGTAATAAGACTTGCTGCCGTTGGAGGATGCAGTGGAGATGGACCTATGGATTACGTTAACGCAACACTGGGTTTTCAAAACGGAGTGGTTGCAAGTCTGACTGCAAGCAAAATGAGTCACAAAAAAATCAGAAGTTTGAGCGCTCATTGCAAAGAAAGTCTTATTGAAACAGATTTCCTAAATCACAATATTCACATTCATAGAAAGGCTCATGAATGGTATTCAGCTGATCATGGAGAATTACTTTATAGAAACGATGGTTTTATTGAAGAAGTGAGTACAACATCAATTGAGCCGTTGTATGCAGAACTGGAGCATTTTCTACAATGCGTCAGAGGGGAAGAGAAGCCAGCTGTAGACGGGCTTCAAGCTTCTAGAGCACTTCATCTGGCTGATTTAATTGAAAAGGCAGTATCAACATCAAGTGAAGACATTTTGCTAAGCAAAGGGATCTAG
- a CDS encoding sensor histidine kinase: MTSTQYSERFLNFVQQQLMSFQADQELEHVVVYVARSGESGSPTLEVVGQWPKSEKFLQPVETDTALRTPSSNRRWYPLQEGSILLGVIRAERFATEEEWRESLDQRLQSMSILMANSLASELDRKRLLDQLDDQKEQISLMVHQLRNPLAALGTYAKLLLRKIGPESENENLVKGLMNEQAQVNKYLSALDQLSQVKLPQADDGSNRLLLPPLLPSETYISVKSLIEPLIERAKARANLQGRNWYGPSKWPLWMEAKSISEGVIAEIVANLLENAFRYSPPKASIGIEVIEEGICIWDEGTPIKEEEREKIFQKGFRGESGSKMSGSGIGLALARDLARQLGGDLQLLVDPSKFKNSLPESGNAFVFNLEPK, encoded by the coding sequence ATGACTTCAACGCAGTATTCAGAACGGTTTTTGAATTTTGTTCAACAACAGTTGATGAGCTTTCAAGCTGATCAGGAGCTCGAGCATGTTGTTGTTTATGTAGCTAGATCTGGAGAAAGTGGATCCCCTACTTTGGAAGTAGTAGGCCAGTGGCCGAAGTCAGAGAAATTTTTACAGCCAGTAGAAACTGATACTGCCCTTCGCACACCATCTTCTAATAGAAGATGGTACCCATTGCAGGAGGGGTCAATATTGTTAGGCGTTATACGCGCGGAGAGATTCGCTACTGAAGAAGAATGGCGTGAGTCTCTTGATCAACGCCTGCAATCAATGTCAATTTTGATGGCTAACTCTCTCGCTTCTGAACTTGATAGAAAAAGGTTATTAGATCAATTAGATGATCAAAAGGAGCAGATATCATTAATGGTTCATCAGCTCAGAAATCCACTAGCTGCTCTTGGTACCTATGCAAAACTTCTTTTGAGGAAAATAGGTCCTGAAAGTGAAAATGAAAACCTTGTAAAAGGTCTGATGAACGAACAAGCACAAGTTAATAAATATCTTTCTGCGCTCGATCAACTTAGTCAGGTAAAACTACCTCAAGCTGATGATGGATCAAACAGATTGCTCTTGCCTCCACTTTTGCCAAGTGAGACTTACATCAGTGTAAAAAGCTTAATCGAGCCATTGATTGAGAGAGCTAAGGCTAGAGCTAATTTGCAAGGCAGGAACTGGTATGGGCCTTCAAAATGGCCATTATGGATGGAAGCAAAATCAATTTCAGAAGGAGTTATTGCTGAAATAGTTGCAAATCTTTTGGAGAACGCATTTCGGTATAGCCCTCCTAAAGCCTCTATTGGTATTGAAGTAATCGAAGAGGGGATATGTATTTGGGATGAGGGCACCCCAATAAAGGAGGAAGAAAGAGAAAAGATTTTTCAGAAGGGTTTTAGGGGAGAAAGTGGTTCAAAAATGTCTGGAAGTGGGATAGGTCTTGCTCTTGCTAGAGATTTGGCTAGACAACTAGGTGGAGATTTGCAGTTATTAGTTGATCCAAGCAAATTTAAAAACTCTTTGCCTGAATCAGGGAATGCTTTCGTTTTTAATTTGGAACCAAAATGA
- a CDS encoding adenosylcobinamide-GDP ribazoletransferase, with protein MLIFKNWLGDLAGAWVFYTILPQWPLLKPRFKRIARFAPLIGLLIGFSQSFFWLVFNYFDWPHTSIALISIAISICITGGLHIDGLMDTADGIGAGPSKQIEAMKDSRVGAIGVQSLVIILVLQIAAIIKLGFYAPFAFPIAAFWGRFSQIFAIENYEYILNKEFGSIHQKYWRGISQEIRPSLIIICIGIIFFLSTTNLNLSNTLLLVYCIFSGLTTSILIPHFINKLLGGHNGDSYGAGLVITETTNLLLLSIILVPN; from the coding sequence ATTCTGATTTTTAAAAACTGGCTAGGTGACCTTGCAGGTGCATGGGTCTTCTACACAATTCTGCCTCAATGGCCATTACTTAAACCTAGGTTCAAAAGAATTGCTCGCTTTGCTCCTTTAATAGGACTTTTAATCGGCTTTTCACAATCTTTTTTTTGGCTTGTATTTAACTACTTTGATTGGCCTCATACTTCTATCGCCTTGATATCTATTGCAATTAGCATCTGCATAACTGGTGGACTTCATATTGACGGGTTAATGGATACGGCTGATGGGATTGGTGCAGGGCCATCAAAGCAAATTGAGGCCATGAAAGACAGCCGAGTTGGAGCTATAGGTGTGCAAAGTTTAGTAATTATTTTAGTCCTTCAAATAGCCGCAATTATCAAACTTGGTTTTTATGCTCCTTTTGCTTTTCCAATAGCCGCCTTCTGGGGACGATTCTCCCAAATATTTGCTATTGAAAATTATGAATATATTCTCAATAAAGAGTTTGGTTCCATTCATCAAAAATACTGGAGAGGCATCTCCCAAGAAATAAGACCTTCATTAATAATAATTTGTATTGGCATAATATTTTTTTTATCTACAACCAACTTAAATTTATCTAATACTTTATTATTGGTATATTGCATTTTCTCAGGATTAACAACTTCAATATTAATCCCACACTTTATAAATAAATTGCTAGGAGGACATAATGGTGATAGTTATGGAGCAGGTTTAGTGATAACGGAAACTACTAATTTATTACTATTAAGTATCATTTTGGTTCCAAATTAA
- a CDS encoding alpha/beta hydrolase gives MTELISLNSESATNRLVLLHGWGADAHDLMPIGKLLTDGLKDPFEIISLSAPQPHPSGSGRQWYPLYPHEWEQVPNAVLDLEKRLNNLCTKQIPLEKTVLLGFSQGGAMALDLATRIKFQGVFALSSYPHPDWEPMKNMSPIFLCHGEMDDVVPKAASNKSLDMLLKNGIKAELYFFDGGHEINNDLIHYCRGKIEQQFLS, from the coding sequence ATGACTGAACTCATCTCCTTAAATTCTGAATCCGCAACAAATAGATTGGTTTTACTTCATGGTTGGGGGGCAGATGCCCATGATTTAATGCCTATTGGAAAATTATTAACTGATGGATTAAAAGATCCTTTTGAAATAATTTCTCTCTCTGCTCCTCAGCCTCATCCAAGTGGATCAGGTAGGCAATGGTACCCTTTATACCCTCACGAGTGGGAGCAGGTCCCAAATGCAGTATTAGATCTTGAAAAACGCTTAAATAATCTTTGCACTAAACAAATTCCTTTAGAAAAGACAGTGTTATTGGGCTTTTCTCAAGGAGGTGCAATGGCTTTAGATCTTGCAACAAGAATTAAATTTCAGGGAGTTTTTGCACTTAGCTCTTATCCACATCCAGATTGGGAACCTATGAAAAATATGTCACCTATTTTTCTTTGCCATGGGGAAATGGACGATGTGGTTCCCAAAGCTGCTTCTAATAAAAGCCTTGATATGTTGTTAAAAAATGGAATTAAAGCAGAATTATATTTTTTTGATGGAGGCCATGAAATTAATAATGATCTAATTCATTATTGCCGTGGAAAAATTGAACAACAATTTTTAAGTTAA
- the tgt gene encoding tRNA guanosine(34) transglycosylase Tgt, with protein MKKPLFDFQIKSRCKTTLARVCSFKTPNGIVNTPKFMPVGTLGTVKGVTSQQLEKTGAEMILANTFHLHLQPGEKIVQDAGGLHKFMSWNKPILTDSGGFQVFSLAKLNKIDDEGVSFQSPRDGKHIYLTPEKAIEIQMALGSDVAMAFDQCPPYPASESDVEEACKRTHHWLERCLNAHKKNDQAVFGIVQGGCFPHLRELSAKIVSGFGLPGIAIGGVSVGEPINQMHKIVRETCPLLPQDRPRYLMGIGTLREMAIAVANGVDMFDCVIPTRLGRHGSALVNGETWNLRNSRFKDDYSSLDPTCTCEACTGYSRAYIHHLIRNKELLGLTLLSIHNLTHLIRFTGAMRQAITEGCFSEDFAPWQSDSKARHTW; from the coding sequence TTGAAAAAGCCCTTATTCGATTTCCAAATAAAAAGTAGATGCAAAACGACATTAGCTCGTGTCTGTTCTTTTAAAACTCCAAATGGAATTGTAAATACTCCAAAATTCATGCCTGTTGGGACTTTAGGAACAGTCAAAGGAGTTACATCTCAGCAACTTGAGAAAACAGGGGCTGAAATGATTCTTGCAAATACTTTTCATCTTCATCTTCAACCAGGAGAAAAAATAGTTCAAGATGCAGGAGGACTACATAAATTTATGAGTTGGAATAAACCAATTCTTACTGACTCAGGAGGCTTTCAAGTATTTAGTTTGGCAAAATTAAATAAAATAGATGATGAAGGAGTCTCGTTTCAAAGTCCAAGAGATGGTAAACATATTTATTTGACTCCTGAAAAAGCTATTGAAATTCAAATGGCTTTAGGGTCAGATGTGGCAATGGCTTTTGATCAATGCCCCCCTTACCCAGCAAGCGAATCAGACGTTGAGGAGGCTTGCAAGAGAACCCATCATTGGTTGGAGAGATGTTTGAATGCTCATAAGAAAAATGATCAAGCAGTTTTTGGAATAGTTCAAGGTGGTTGCTTCCCTCATTTAAGGGAATTAAGTGCAAAAATTGTCTCAGGATTCGGTTTACCAGGAATTGCTATTGGAGGAGTAAGCGTAGGTGAACCCATAAATCAAATGCACAAAATCGTACGAGAAACCTGCCCTTTATTACCTCAAGATCGACCTAGATACTTAATGGGAATTGGAACCTTAAGAGAAATGGCCATTGCAGTAGCAAATGGAGTTGACATGTTCGATTGTGTAATTCCTACGCGGCTGGGAAGGCATGGAAGCGCATTAGTTAATGGAGAAACATGGAATCTAAGGAATTCACGTTTTAAAGACGATTACAGCTCATTAGACCCAACATGTACTTGTGAAGCTTGTACGGGATATTCAAGAGCATATATTCATCATTTAATTCGCAATAAAGAATTACTAGGTCTTACACTTTTGAGTATCCATAACCTTACGCATTTGATCCGTTTTACAGGTGCTATGAGGCAAGCAATTACTGAAGGTTGTTTTTCAGAGGATTTCGCTCCGTGGCAGAGTGACTCTAAAGCGCGTCATACGTGGTAG
- a CDS encoding folate-binding protein YgfZ — translation MTESQALIWDETFPSLLLKGQGTTSFLHGQTTADVFAQKELDRIFMCCWLSTKGALKAVLEIRLSDDMAEIVIICGEINSIRDGFESVIFPADKVKLEVIDPIRRRQEINNNSSWKDSDFSWIDDNTFSIDGITKYKKATKEELEGWKIRQGIPSFDKEMNGETNPYELGLADTINLDKGCYLGQEAMAKFFRSKSLKYQLRYWEAYGENDNFQIGKKFFNTNKNEGYKKNVGVVTSSIRVDDNFFNGLALIKKTFLDHDFCFSENGDSITIKKPISFTNPF, via the coding sequence ATGACAGAATCCCAAGCATTGATTTGGGATGAAACATTCCCTTCATTACTTCTCAAAGGTCAGGGGACTACTTCTTTTTTACATGGTCAAACAACCGCAGACGTTTTTGCTCAGAAAGAACTAGATAGAATATTCATGTGTTGTTGGCTATCAACTAAAGGAGCTTTAAAAGCTGTATTGGAAATTCGACTTTCAGATGATATGGCTGAAATAGTTATAATTTGCGGTGAAATTAACTCTATAAGAGATGGATTTGAATCAGTGATATTTCCAGCCGACAAAGTTAAGTTAGAAGTTATAGATCCAATTAGAAGAAGACAAGAAATAAATAATAATAGTTCATGGAAGGATTCAGATTTTAGTTGGATTGATGATAATACTTTCAGCATAGATGGAATAACTAAATACAAAAAAGCTACTAAAGAAGAATTGGAAGGATGGAAAATAAGACAAGGAATACCTAGCTTTGATAAAGAGATGAATGGAGAAACTAATCCTTACGAGCTAGGATTAGCAGATACTATAAATCTAGACAAAGGCTGTTATCTAGGTCAAGAGGCAATGGCGAAGTTTTTTAGATCTAAATCTCTAAAATATCAACTTCGTTATTGGGAAGCTTATGGGGAAAATGATAATTTTCAAATTGGTAAAAAGTTTTTTAATACTAATAAAAATGAAGGGTATAAAAAAAATGTAGGAGTTGTGACTTCTTCAATTAGGGTTGATGATAATTTTTTTAATGGACTGGCTTTAATTAAGAAAACTTTTCTTGATCATGATTTTTGTTTTTCTGAAAATGGTGACTCCATAACTATTAAAAAACCAATCTCTTTTACTAATCCTTTTTAA
- the purH gene encoding bifunctional phosphoribosylaminoimidazolecarboxamide formyltransferase/IMP cyclohydrolase: MSPIALLSVSDKTGLIPLAKALVNDLGFKIISSGGTAKLIESENLPVTRVADYTGFPEILGGRVKTLNPKIHGGILARRDKQSHLDDLDKQNINPIDLVVVNLYPFVKTISKENVSWEEAIENIDIGGPTMIRAAAKNHQDVLVVTDPSQYSNLIDAYKSKKITTELRKKYSQQAFEHTATYDLTISNWIANQSSSKKVSWLQSLPLKQELRYGENPHQKASWYGEPEKGWSGANQLQGKELSTNNLLDLEAALSTLREFGYKNNISNPSYQKAAVVIKHTNPCGVAIGDSPSSALKRALDGDRVSAFGGIIAINCPVDEAAAKEIENIFIECVVAPYFDETAKEILSKKKNLRLLELKAESVQKADKNHIRSILGGLLIQDLDEPSIDQKKWKSVTELIPTDEEMNDLSFAWKIVKHIRSNAIAVASNQQSLGIGAGQMNRVGSAKLALEAAGTKSKGAVLASDGFFPFDDTVKMASDYGISSIIQPGGSIRDEDSIKACNELGIKMILTGKRHFLH; the protein is encoded by the coding sequence ATGTCACCGATAGCTCTGCTAAGTGTCTCAGACAAAACTGGCTTAATTCCACTTGCGAAAGCATTAGTTAATGATCTGGGCTTCAAAATCATTTCAAGTGGCGGGACTGCAAAGTTAATTGAGAGTGAAAATCTTCCTGTTACAAGAGTCGCAGATTACACAGGATTCCCAGAGATTCTTGGAGGAAGAGTAAAAACTCTAAACCCAAAAATTCATGGAGGGATATTAGCCAGACGAGATAAACAATCTCATTTAGATGATTTAGATAAACAAAATATCAATCCAATAGACTTGGTGGTTGTTAACTTATATCCATTTGTAAAAACAATTTCCAAAGAGAATGTTTCATGGGAGGAAGCTATCGAAAATATTGATATTGGTGGTCCAACAATGATCCGAGCAGCAGCAAAAAACCATCAAGATGTTCTTGTAGTTACTGATCCAAGTCAATACTCAAACTTAATTGATGCCTATAAATCAAAAAAGATCACTACTGAATTACGAAAAAAATATTCGCAACAAGCTTTTGAGCATACCGCGACGTATGACCTAACAATAAGTAATTGGATTGCCAACCAAAGCTCCTCAAAAAAGGTTTCTTGGTTGCAAAGCTTGCCATTAAAGCAAGAACTTAGGTATGGAGAAAATCCTCATCAAAAAGCTTCATGGTATGGAGAGCCTGAAAAAGGATGGAGTGGAGCTAATCAATTACAAGGCAAAGAATTAAGTACAAATAATCTTCTAGATCTGGAGGCTGCTTTATCTACTCTTCGTGAATTTGGGTATAAAAATAATATTAGTAACCCTTCATATCAAAAAGCAGCGGTAGTAATTAAGCATACAAATCCTTGTGGAGTAGCTATTGGAGATTCTCCATCTTCAGCTCTTAAAAGAGCATTAGATGGCGATAGAGTAAGTGCTTTTGGGGGTATTATTGCTATCAATTGCCCCGTTGATGAAGCTGCAGCAAAAGAAATTGAAAATATATTTATTGAATGTGTTGTAGCTCCATATTTTGATGAAACTGCAAAAGAAATACTTTCAAAAAAGAAAAATCTTAGGCTCTTAGAATTAAAAGCTGAGTCTGTCCAAAAAGCAGATAAAAATCACATAAGAAGCATACTTGGTGGTTTATTAATTCAAGATTTAGACGAACCAAGTATTGATCAAAAAAAATGGAAAAGTGTTACTGAACTAATCCCAACAGATGAAGAAATGAATGACTTATCTTTTGCTTGGAAAATTGTAAAACATATACGATCAAACGCAATAGCTGTTGCATCCAATCAGCAGAGTCTAGGGATTGGAGCTGGCCAAATGAATAGGGTAGGTTCAGCAAAACTTGCATTAGAAGCTGCTGGTACAAAATCAAAAGGTGCTGTTTTGGCTAGTGATGGTTTTTTCCCATTCGACGATACTGTAAAGATGGCTTCTGATTATGGTATTAGTTCAATTATTCAGCCTGGTGGAAGCATTAGAGACGAAGATTCTATTAAAGCCTGCAATGAATTAGGAATAAAAATGATTCTTACTGGTAAAAGGCACTTTTTACATTGA
- a CDS encoding photosystem II reaction center protein K, with amino-acid sequence MALINFDLLAELPLAYQAFAPTVDVLPLIPLFFFLLVFVWQAAVGFR; translated from the coding sequence ATGGCACTGATTAATTTCGACTTGCTTGCTGAACTTCCACTTGCATACCAAGCTTTTGCACCAACAGTGGATGTACTTCCGCTAATACCTCTTTTCTTTTTTCTGCTTGTTTTTGTTTGGCAAGCGGCAGTTGGCTTTCGTTAA
- a CDS encoding DUF3155 domain-containing protein: MSKKRKRISRRRLAGQRVMSHVPIFHLGTGQHKPVTAARRFIAEEGLYAPAILNVRRNEHTTDRFFWGEKGLFSAQYAEENHFLFPSLRVIVEFLGEDKIFAGLELTADDWEEIEEYEYAFV, encoded by the coding sequence ATGTCTAAGAAGCGCAAAAGAATTAGCAGAAGAAGACTTGCAGGACAGCGTGTTATGTCTCATGTACCTATTTTCCATCTAGGTACAGGTCAGCACAAGCCAGTAACAGCAGCCAGAAGATTTATTGCAGAAGAGGGGCTCTATGCTCCAGCGATATTAAATGTACGTCGTAATGAACACACAACTGATCGATTTTTTTGGGGGGAGAAAGGTTTGTTCAGTGCTCAATATGCTGAAGAAAATCATTTTCTGTTCCCTTCTTTAAGAGTAATTGTTGAATTTCTAGGTGAAGACAAAATCTTTGCTGGTTTAGAACTTACAGCAGATGACTGGGAAGAAATCGAAGAGTACGAATACGCTTTTGTTTAA
- the pyrE gene encoding orotate phosphoribosyltransferase — translation MNPLNPSSDGIKENLLTLLAQKAYRFGDFSLASGKKSSHYVNCKPVSLSGPGLLSISSLFLKQINESDSGVAGLTLGADPLVSGVVILAAQSGIDLNGLIVRKEAKGHGTGAWLEGPLPPKGSVITVLEDVVTTGGSSLKAVEQLRNQGYLVKQVLAIVDREEGGLDAMSKADLELNSLFFLKEIVERANSLQ, via the coding sequence ATGAATCCATTGAATCCTTCATCAGATGGAATAAAAGAAAATCTTTTAACTTTATTAGCTCAAAAAGCTTATAGGTTTGGCGATTTTTCTTTGGCTTCCGGAAAAAAAAGTTCTCATTACGTCAATTGCAAGCCAGTCTCTCTCTCAGGTCCAGGTCTCTTGTCAATAAGTTCATTATTCCTAAAACAAATTAATGAAAGTGATAGTGGCGTAGCTGGCTTAACTTTAGGTGCTGACCCACTTGTTAGTGGCGTTGTAATTTTGGCAGCTCAATCAGGTATTGATTTAAACGGTTTAATAGTTAGGAAGGAAGCGAAAGGCCATGGGACTGGAGCGTGGTTAGAAGGACCTTTACCTCCAAAGGGTTCTGTGATTACTGTCTTAGAGGATGTTGTTACGACTGGTGGCTCTTCTTTAAAAGCAGTTGAACAACTTAGAAATCAAGGGTATTTAGTTAAACAAGTACTAGCAATAGTTGACAGAGAAGAAGGAGGCCTAGATGCAATGTCTAAAGCTGATTTAGAGTTAAATAGTCTTTTCTTTTTAAAAGAGATTGTTGAAAGAGCTAATAGTTTGCAATGA